A window of the Gossypium hirsutum isolate 1008001.06 chromosome A05, Gossypium_hirsutum_v2.1, whole genome shotgun sequence genome harbors these coding sequences:
- the LOC107959366 gene encoding transcription factor TGA9 isoform X2 — translation MENHRIGKTGLTNSGPSSNYHHHAVLHGMNAPISSNFIHQNGPAFGFGELEEAIVPHGVELTNDEAKAPLFTRSRPSSAALEMLPSNWSLRFQQTPRGSWNSRGESTDSVSSSAVNTLPSNQLQPESPISQKASSSADHHQLFNHKPLQQQRLEMASDISSLNQSAAQEKLQEQESHNNQQSATLPRNFGRGSSSSDKQLDAKTLRRLAQNREAARKSRLRKKAYVQQLESSRIKLAQLEQDLQRTRSRGFFVGGCAAAFGNISSGAARFDMEYSRWLEDDHRHLSELRTGLHAHLPDTDLQTIVDGYISHYDKLFRLKEAAAKSDVLHLITGMWMTPVERCFVWIGDFRPSELIKMLVSQLDPLTEHQVMGICNLQHSSQQAEEALTLGLEQLYHSLIDSIAGGPVIHEMQQMAVALSKLANLEGFLHQADNLRQQILHQLPRILTVRQTARCFLVIGEYNQRLRVLSSLWTPHGPPEVLISDDHSCQTTDLQMVQQSQNHFSNF, via the exons ATGGAGAACCATAGAATTGGAAAGACAGGTTTAACAAACTCAGGACCTTCTTCAAATTACCATCATCACGCAGTTCTTCATGGAATGAATGCTCCTATTAGTAGTAATTTCAT CCATCAAAATGGACCTGCTTTCGGTTTTGGAGAGCTAGAAGAAGCAATTGTTCCTCATGGAGTGGAACTTACAAATGATGAAGCTAAAGCAC CTTTATTCACAAGAAGCAGACCTTCTTCAGCTGCTCTGGAGATGTTGCCTTCTAATTGGTCATTGAGATTTCAGCAAACCCCAAGA GGAAGTTGGAATTCAAGAGGGGAAAGCACTGACTCAGTATCATCATCAGCAGTGAACACTCTCCCAAGCAACCAGCTGCAACCAGAATCTCCTATCAGTCAAAAGGCATCTTCTTCTGCAGATCATCATCAACTTTTCAACCACAAGCCTCTGCAACAACAGCGGCTAGAGATGGCAAGTGATATCTCATCACTGAATCAATCAGCTGCACAAGAAAAG TTACAAGAACAAGAATCACATAACAATCAGCAATCAGCAACTCTTCCCAGAAACTTT GGAAGAGGTTCATCTTCTTCTGACAAACAGCTAGATGCTAAG ACACTAAGACGTTTAGCTCAAAACAGAGAAGCTGCAAGAAAAAGCCGTCTTAGAAAGAAG GCTTACGTTCAGCAACTAGAATCAAGTAGAATAAAGCTAGCTCAACTTGAACAAGATCTGCAGAGAACAAGATCCcgg GGATTTTTCGTGGGTGGGTGTGCTGCTGCTTTCGGAAATATCAGCTCAG GAGCTGCAAGGTTTGACATGGAATATTCAAGATGGTTAGAAGATGATCACAGGCACTTGTCGGAGCTTAGAACTGGGTTACATGCTCACCTTCCCGACACCGATCTTCAGACCATCGTCGACGGTTACATTTCACATTATGATAAACTTTTCCGGTTGAAAGAAGCAGCTGCAAAATCCGATGTTTTACACCTTATAACCGGGATGTGGATGACGCCGGTGGAGCGCTGCTTTGTTTGGATAGGTGATTTTAGGCCCTCTGAGCTCATCAAG ATGCTAGTATCACAACTAGACCCATTAACAGAACATCAAGTGATGGGGATTTGCAATCTCCAACATTCTTCACAACAAGCAGAAGAGGCACTCACCCTAGGCCTTGAACAGCTCTACCACTCTCTAATCGACTCCATTGCTGGTGGTCCGGTCATCCACGAAATGCAACAAATGGCTGTTGCCTTAAGCAAGCTTGCCAATCTCGAAGGCTTCCTTCACCAG GCTGATAATTTAAGACAGCAAATTCTTCACCAATTGCCTCGGATATTGACCGTTAGACAAACAGCTCGATGTTTTTTGGTGATCGGAGAGTATAATCAACGATTACGAGTACTTAGTTCTCTTTGGACACCCCATGGACCTCCTGA GGTCTTGATCAGTGATGACCATTCATGCCAAACAACAGACTTGCAGATGGTGCAACAATCACAGAATCATTTCTCAAACTtttga
- the LOC107959366 gene encoding transcription factor TGA9 isoform X1, with product MENHRIGKTGLTNSGPSSNYHHHAVLHGMNAPISSNFIHQNGPAFGFGELEEAIVPHGVELTNDEAKAPALFTRSRPSSAALEMLPSNWSLRFQQTPRGSWNSRGESTDSVSSSAVNTLPSNQLQPESPISQKASSSADHHQLFNHKPLQQQRLEMASDISSLNQSAAQEKLQEQESHNNQQSATLPRNFGRGSSSSDKQLDAKTLRRLAQNREAARKSRLRKKAYVQQLESSRIKLAQLEQDLQRTRSRGFFVGGCAAAFGNISSGAARFDMEYSRWLEDDHRHLSELRTGLHAHLPDTDLQTIVDGYISHYDKLFRLKEAAAKSDVLHLITGMWMTPVERCFVWIGDFRPSELIKMLVSQLDPLTEHQVMGICNLQHSSQQAEEALTLGLEQLYHSLIDSIAGGPVIHEMQQMAVALSKLANLEGFLHQADNLRQQILHQLPRILTVRQTARCFLVIGEYNQRLRVLSSLWTPHGPPEVLISDDHSCQTTDLQMVQQSQNHFSNF from the exons ATGGAGAACCATAGAATTGGAAAGACAGGTTTAACAAACTCAGGACCTTCTTCAAATTACCATCATCACGCAGTTCTTCATGGAATGAATGCTCCTATTAGTAGTAATTTCAT CCATCAAAATGGACCTGCTTTCGGTTTTGGAGAGCTAGAAGAAGCAATTGTTCCTCATGGAGTGGAACTTACAAATGATGAAGCTAAAGCAC CAGCTTTATTCACAAGAAGCAGACCTTCTTCAGCTGCTCTGGAGATGTTGCCTTCTAATTGGTCATTGAGATTTCAGCAAACCCCAAGA GGAAGTTGGAATTCAAGAGGGGAAAGCACTGACTCAGTATCATCATCAGCAGTGAACACTCTCCCAAGCAACCAGCTGCAACCAGAATCTCCTATCAGTCAAAAGGCATCTTCTTCTGCAGATCATCATCAACTTTTCAACCACAAGCCTCTGCAACAACAGCGGCTAGAGATGGCAAGTGATATCTCATCACTGAATCAATCAGCTGCACAAGAAAAG TTACAAGAACAAGAATCACATAACAATCAGCAATCAGCAACTCTTCCCAGAAACTTT GGAAGAGGTTCATCTTCTTCTGACAAACAGCTAGATGCTAAG ACACTAAGACGTTTAGCTCAAAACAGAGAAGCTGCAAGAAAAAGCCGTCTTAGAAAGAAG GCTTACGTTCAGCAACTAGAATCAAGTAGAATAAAGCTAGCTCAACTTGAACAAGATCTGCAGAGAACAAGATCCcgg GGATTTTTCGTGGGTGGGTGTGCTGCTGCTTTCGGAAATATCAGCTCAG GAGCTGCAAGGTTTGACATGGAATATTCAAGATGGTTAGAAGATGATCACAGGCACTTGTCGGAGCTTAGAACTGGGTTACATGCTCACCTTCCCGACACCGATCTTCAGACCATCGTCGACGGTTACATTTCACATTATGATAAACTTTTCCGGTTGAAAGAAGCAGCTGCAAAATCCGATGTTTTACACCTTATAACCGGGATGTGGATGACGCCGGTGGAGCGCTGCTTTGTTTGGATAGGTGATTTTAGGCCCTCTGAGCTCATCAAG ATGCTAGTATCACAACTAGACCCATTAACAGAACATCAAGTGATGGGGATTTGCAATCTCCAACATTCTTCACAACAAGCAGAAGAGGCACTCACCCTAGGCCTTGAACAGCTCTACCACTCTCTAATCGACTCCATTGCTGGTGGTCCGGTCATCCACGAAATGCAACAAATGGCTGTTGCCTTAAGCAAGCTTGCCAATCTCGAAGGCTTCCTTCACCAG GCTGATAATTTAAGACAGCAAATTCTTCACCAATTGCCTCGGATATTGACCGTTAGACAAACAGCTCGATGTTTTTTGGTGATCGGAGAGTATAATCAACGATTACGAGTACTTAGTTCTCTTTGGACACCCCATGGACCTCCTGA GGTCTTGATCAGTGATGACCATTCATGCCAAACAACAGACTTGCAGATGGTGCAACAATCACAGAATCATTTCTCAAACTtttga
- the LOC107959366 gene encoding transcription factor TGA9 isoform X4: MENHRIGKTGLTNSGPSSNYHHHAVLHGMNAPISSNFIHQNGPAFGFGELEEAIVPHGVELTNDEAKAPLFTRSRPSSAALEMLPSNWSLRFQQTPRGSWNSRGESTDSVSSSAVNTLPSNQLQPESPISQKASSSADHHQLFNHKPLQQQRLEMASDISSLNQSAAQEKGRGSSSSDKQLDAKTLRRLAQNREAARKSRLRKKAYVQQLESSRIKLAQLEQDLQRTRSRGFFVGGCAAAFGNISSGAARFDMEYSRWLEDDHRHLSELRTGLHAHLPDTDLQTIVDGYISHYDKLFRLKEAAAKSDVLHLITGMWMTPVERCFVWIGDFRPSELIKMLVSQLDPLTEHQVMGICNLQHSSQQAEEALTLGLEQLYHSLIDSIAGGPVIHEMQQMAVALSKLANLEGFLHQADNLRQQILHQLPRILTVRQTARCFLVIGEYNQRLRVLSSLWTPHGPPEVLISDDHSCQTTDLQMVQQSQNHFSNF, from the exons ATGGAGAACCATAGAATTGGAAAGACAGGTTTAACAAACTCAGGACCTTCTTCAAATTACCATCATCACGCAGTTCTTCATGGAATGAATGCTCCTATTAGTAGTAATTTCAT CCATCAAAATGGACCTGCTTTCGGTTTTGGAGAGCTAGAAGAAGCAATTGTTCCTCATGGAGTGGAACTTACAAATGATGAAGCTAAAGCAC CTTTATTCACAAGAAGCAGACCTTCTTCAGCTGCTCTGGAGATGTTGCCTTCTAATTGGTCATTGAGATTTCAGCAAACCCCAAGA GGAAGTTGGAATTCAAGAGGGGAAAGCACTGACTCAGTATCATCATCAGCAGTGAACACTCTCCCAAGCAACCAGCTGCAACCAGAATCTCCTATCAGTCAAAAGGCATCTTCTTCTGCAGATCATCATCAACTTTTCAACCACAAGCCTCTGCAACAACAGCGGCTAGAGATGGCAAGTGATATCTCATCACTGAATCAATCAGCTGCACAAGAAAAG GGAAGAGGTTCATCTTCTTCTGACAAACAGCTAGATGCTAAG ACACTAAGACGTTTAGCTCAAAACAGAGAAGCTGCAAGAAAAAGCCGTCTTAGAAAGAAG GCTTACGTTCAGCAACTAGAATCAAGTAGAATAAAGCTAGCTCAACTTGAACAAGATCTGCAGAGAACAAGATCCcgg GGATTTTTCGTGGGTGGGTGTGCTGCTGCTTTCGGAAATATCAGCTCAG GAGCTGCAAGGTTTGACATGGAATATTCAAGATGGTTAGAAGATGATCACAGGCACTTGTCGGAGCTTAGAACTGGGTTACATGCTCACCTTCCCGACACCGATCTTCAGACCATCGTCGACGGTTACATTTCACATTATGATAAACTTTTCCGGTTGAAAGAAGCAGCTGCAAAATCCGATGTTTTACACCTTATAACCGGGATGTGGATGACGCCGGTGGAGCGCTGCTTTGTTTGGATAGGTGATTTTAGGCCCTCTGAGCTCATCAAG ATGCTAGTATCACAACTAGACCCATTAACAGAACATCAAGTGATGGGGATTTGCAATCTCCAACATTCTTCACAACAAGCAGAAGAGGCACTCACCCTAGGCCTTGAACAGCTCTACCACTCTCTAATCGACTCCATTGCTGGTGGTCCGGTCATCCACGAAATGCAACAAATGGCTGTTGCCTTAAGCAAGCTTGCCAATCTCGAAGGCTTCCTTCACCAG GCTGATAATTTAAGACAGCAAATTCTTCACCAATTGCCTCGGATATTGACCGTTAGACAAACAGCTCGATGTTTTTTGGTGATCGGAGAGTATAATCAACGATTACGAGTACTTAGTTCTCTTTGGACACCCCATGGACCTCCTGA GGTCTTGATCAGTGATGACCATTCATGCCAAACAACAGACTTGCAGATGGTGCAACAATCACAGAATCATTTCTCAAACTtttga
- the LOC107959366 gene encoding transcription factor TGA9 isoform X3, whose product MENHRIGKTGLTNSGPSSNYHHHAVLHGMNAPISSNFIHQNGPAFGFGELEEAIVPHGVELTNDEAKAPALFTRSRPSSAALEMLPSNWSLRFQQTPRGSWNSRGESTDSVSSSAVNTLPSNQLQPESPISQKASSSADHHQLFNHKPLQQQRLEMASDISSLNQSAAQEKGRGSSSSDKQLDAKTLRRLAQNREAARKSRLRKKAYVQQLESSRIKLAQLEQDLQRTRSRGFFVGGCAAAFGNISSGAARFDMEYSRWLEDDHRHLSELRTGLHAHLPDTDLQTIVDGYISHYDKLFRLKEAAAKSDVLHLITGMWMTPVERCFVWIGDFRPSELIKMLVSQLDPLTEHQVMGICNLQHSSQQAEEALTLGLEQLYHSLIDSIAGGPVIHEMQQMAVALSKLANLEGFLHQADNLRQQILHQLPRILTVRQTARCFLVIGEYNQRLRVLSSLWTPHGPPEVLISDDHSCQTTDLQMVQQSQNHFSNF is encoded by the exons ATGGAGAACCATAGAATTGGAAAGACAGGTTTAACAAACTCAGGACCTTCTTCAAATTACCATCATCACGCAGTTCTTCATGGAATGAATGCTCCTATTAGTAGTAATTTCAT CCATCAAAATGGACCTGCTTTCGGTTTTGGAGAGCTAGAAGAAGCAATTGTTCCTCATGGAGTGGAACTTACAAATGATGAAGCTAAAGCAC CAGCTTTATTCACAAGAAGCAGACCTTCTTCAGCTGCTCTGGAGATGTTGCCTTCTAATTGGTCATTGAGATTTCAGCAAACCCCAAGA GGAAGTTGGAATTCAAGAGGGGAAAGCACTGACTCAGTATCATCATCAGCAGTGAACACTCTCCCAAGCAACCAGCTGCAACCAGAATCTCCTATCAGTCAAAAGGCATCTTCTTCTGCAGATCATCATCAACTTTTCAACCACAAGCCTCTGCAACAACAGCGGCTAGAGATGGCAAGTGATATCTCATCACTGAATCAATCAGCTGCACAAGAAAAG GGAAGAGGTTCATCTTCTTCTGACAAACAGCTAGATGCTAAG ACACTAAGACGTTTAGCTCAAAACAGAGAAGCTGCAAGAAAAAGCCGTCTTAGAAAGAAG GCTTACGTTCAGCAACTAGAATCAAGTAGAATAAAGCTAGCTCAACTTGAACAAGATCTGCAGAGAACAAGATCCcgg GGATTTTTCGTGGGTGGGTGTGCTGCTGCTTTCGGAAATATCAGCTCAG GAGCTGCAAGGTTTGACATGGAATATTCAAGATGGTTAGAAGATGATCACAGGCACTTGTCGGAGCTTAGAACTGGGTTACATGCTCACCTTCCCGACACCGATCTTCAGACCATCGTCGACGGTTACATTTCACATTATGATAAACTTTTCCGGTTGAAAGAAGCAGCTGCAAAATCCGATGTTTTACACCTTATAACCGGGATGTGGATGACGCCGGTGGAGCGCTGCTTTGTTTGGATAGGTGATTTTAGGCCCTCTGAGCTCATCAAG ATGCTAGTATCACAACTAGACCCATTAACAGAACATCAAGTGATGGGGATTTGCAATCTCCAACATTCTTCACAACAAGCAGAAGAGGCACTCACCCTAGGCCTTGAACAGCTCTACCACTCTCTAATCGACTCCATTGCTGGTGGTCCGGTCATCCACGAAATGCAACAAATGGCTGTTGCCTTAAGCAAGCTTGCCAATCTCGAAGGCTTCCTTCACCAG GCTGATAATTTAAGACAGCAAATTCTTCACCAATTGCCTCGGATATTGACCGTTAGACAAACAGCTCGATGTTTTTTGGTGATCGGAGAGTATAATCAACGATTACGAGTACTTAGTTCTCTTTGGACACCCCATGGACCTCCTGA GGTCTTGATCAGTGATGACCATTCATGCCAAACAACAGACTTGCAGATGGTGCAACAATCACAGAATCATTTCTCAAACTtttga